Sequence from the Gemmatimonadaceae bacterium genome:
GCCGCGGGCGATGGCGTCGAGGTCGTTGAGGAGACGCGCGTGCGGGATACCGATCTCTTTCGCGAGGCTTCGTTCGTCGAGCGTCCACGGCAAGTTAGGCGTGGCCGTGCGGCCGTCGGTCACCGGACCGGCGACGCCGAACGCCGCGCGCAGCGGCAACTCGCTCCCCGGCCGAAGAAACTCCTGCACGATGGGCGCGAGCGACGGATAGTCCGCGCTCGGGAATCGCGCCTCCCGCACGAGCTGCACCCGCCGATCGTCGATGTCCACCACCGCCAACCGCGCGTGCGTGCCGCCGATGTCGCCGGCGAGCACTCTCATGCCGGCGCAGGCGTCAGCTTGGACGCCGCTTCGCGGTCGAGAATCCACACATCGCAAAGCGCCAACTGCACCGGCAGTTGGTGCGGATCGCGCGGTCCCTCGAGCGCGCGCTGCACGATGCCGGCCTTCTCCCGGTCGGCAACGATCACCGCGGTGCGGCGCGCGGCGGCGATCACGGGCGGCGTGATCGTCAGGCGTCGCGGCGGCGGGAACGGACTGTCGGACGGCACGAGGCGCCGCGTGCGTTCGTCCAGGGTCGGCGCGCCGGGAAAGAGCGAGGCCGTGTGTCCGTCCGGGCCGATGCCTAACAGCAAGACGTCGAACGCCGGCGGGAGGAGCCGCTCGTAGTCGCGCGCGGCGGCGTCCAGGTCGGCGCGCTCGCCTTCCATGCGGTGCACGTTGCCGTTGGGCACCGGCACGCGGTCGAGCAGCGACGCCCGCGCCATCCCGTAATTGCTCATCGGATCGGTGGGCGGCACCGCGCGCTCGTCGCCGAAGAAGACGTTCACCTTGTCCCACGGGATCACGGGGAACGCCGCGCCGAGCTCTGCATAGATCGGCTGCGGCGACTTCCCGCCCGACAACGCGATCGAACACCGGCCGGTCTCCCGAATCGCCTGCAGGATTGCATTCGCAATCCATGCTGCAGCGGTGTGCGGCAGCTCTTTCGCTTCGACGACGATGCGTTCCGGCCGATTGGACAACTCGCGACGCCTCCGGTGGTGACGGCTCGACACGCCCATGGGCGTGGCCGATCCGCGTGTTCCGAAACTTACCGAAAGCGCGACGCGCGTGCAGGGCGTGCGACTATCGCGGCCGGGGCTTGGCCGCCACCCAGCGCCAGATGTGCAGATCGCCGCCGTCCGTGAGGGCGTACACGACATCGCCTCGGACCGCTATGGCGCTGGAGGGGAGCGGCAGCCGACGGGAGCCCTCGTAGACTCCAGTGGAGACGCGATACATGTCGACGGTGCGGCCACGGTCGCCTGGAGCGTTGCGACCGTTCCAATAGAGCGAGTAAATGATTCCGGAGTCGACGGCGAGCGCAAGCGTAGCGGGCGGCGCATCCGGGCCGGCCTTGTACGTGTGCACGGTTCTTCCGCGGATGACGACGTCGCTCTCGCGGAACCGCGGGAAGGGCCGCGGCTCGACGGACCACACATCGCGCACGTGGCCGTGCGCGTGCGGTGGGGCGATCAGAAATCGTCCCGCGTCAACATAGGCGACGACCAGCGTGTCACCCGTCATGGCCAGGAGGGCGTCGCCCACTGCGTCCTTTGGCGCAGTCAATGTCCGCGGCAGCCGCAGCGCGCGAACGCGGACTCCGCGCGCATCGAACAACGACGGCCTCACGCCGATGAACGACGCTTTCCAGAACGAGCCGTCGGGCCGCGGAGCAAGGTGGGGGCTGTCGTGCAGCGGGATGACGCGCTCGACGGCGCCTAACGGAGAGATGATCGTGCACCGTCCGGCGTTCGGATCCGCCGCCCACACGCCGCCATCGAGGCCCGGAGCAAGCGACACGACGCGGTCCACGTGGAACCGGAGCGAGTCGGGGGGCGTGTAGCGCCAGCGCACGTGTCCGTCGAGCGCGAGCGCGAGGACGGTGCCCGGGCCGGCGTTGAACACATACAGCGTGTTGCCGGCGAGCGCGAGCGAAATCGGGTGGTCGAGTCCGCCGGCGCCGCCGGTGAGCTCACCGAGGCTGCGCCACGAGCCGTTCTCCCATCGCCGTGTCGTGTCTCTCTGCTGCGTCGTTGCGGCGCGCGGGAGTGCCGCGCATGCCGCGGCGACGATCACCACCAGGCGCGAGGCGATCACTCCGAGCGCAGCACGCGCATGGGATCCACGCGCGTCGCCTCGAGGAGCGGCGCCACTATGGCGAGGAGCGTACCCACGACGAGCACACCGCACACGATCTCGAGCACGGCAGGGTCGGTGGTGCTCACCCCCGAGAGCAGCGCGCGTAAGAAGCGCGTCGTGGCCCAGGCGCCGGAGAGGCCGATCGCAAGGCCGGCGCCGAGGAGGCGCGCAACCCGCCGCAGTACGAGACGGACGACATCGCCGCGCTCCGCGCCGACCGCGACGCGGATGCCGATTTCTCGGCGACGCTCCTGCACGATGTACCACATGCCGGCAAACATCCCGCCGCCCGCGAGCAGCAGGGCGACTGCGCCGAAGGTGCCCAACACGGCGAGATAGAAGCGCGGGCGCGCGGCGCTCTCCGTGAGGACGGCGTCGAGCGGCCGGCCGCCGGCCACCGGTTGGGCGGGGTCGAGACGGCGCACGATGCGGCGGATCGCGCCTAACGCGGCGCCGGCCGCGAGCGACGCACGCACCATGACCGTCAGGTGCGCCACCGGCATCCGGGCGAACGGCAGATATGCGTCCGGCGGCCGCGGCCGCGTGACCCCCGGCGCAACCACGTCCGCGACTTCCCCGATGATGCGCCGCGGCTGCCACGGCGCAGCCGGATGGTCGCCATCCGGCACGTACACGACTTTGCCTAACGGATTGGCGGAGCCGGAGACACGGTGCGCCAGCCCAGCGCTCACCACGATCGGGATGACTCCGGCCCCGGAGGCCGGCGCGTCGCGCGCATCGAATCCACGGCCGCGCAGGACGGGGGAGCCGAGCACGCGAAAATACTGGTCGGTGACGACGTTCCAGCTCGCGGCGACGGTATCGCCGGCCGCGCGCAGCGGCGCGGTCACGCCAACCGTCGCCGGCGGCGTGAGCGCGATCGCCACGGCGACGACGCCCGGCGTGGCCTCGAGCGAATCGGTCAACGAGCGCACGAACGGCAGAACCGACTGGCGGTCGCGAAACCAGGGCTCGACCGGGCGCGTGATCGTCGCGACGATCACGTGCTCGGTGCGCAGGCCCGACGGCGTGCCTAACAACTTGATGACGCTCTTCGCCAGGAGGCCGGCGCCGGCGAGGAGCACCACCGTGACGGCCAGCTCGGCGACGAGCAGCGCGTCGTACGCGCGCACGAACACGGGCGACGCCGAGAGGCTCCCTCCGGTCCGGAGTGCATCGGCGGCGTCGCCGCGCGTCGTGAGCAGCGCCGGGATGACCCCGCTCAGCACGGTGGTCAGAACCACCAGGCCGACGACGACGAGGAAGGCGTCCGGGCGGACGGCGATCTCCGTCGCACGCGGCACGAGGGATGATCCCAGGCGGCGCACGATACCGACGAGCGCCGGCGCCGCGAGCAGCGCCACCACGGACGCGCCGGCCGACAGCACGAGCGTTTCACACAGCATCACCGATGCCAGGCGCGCCCGGCTCGCGCCTAACGCACGCCGCACGGCCTGATCGCGGCGGCGCGACGCAGCGCGCGCGACGAGGAGCGCCGCCGCGTCGGCGCAGGCAACCACGAGCACCAGGACGCTGGCGCCGAACAGCATCAGGAGCACCGGGCGCACGTCGCCGACGATCACCCGCTGCAGCGGCTCTGCCGCCGCGCGCGCCACGCCGTAGCTGTTGCCGTACGTCACGCCGTGCGGCGCGAGCGACGCCAGTGTGCGCCGCACACCATCCACATCGCGGCCGGCCGACAGGCGCACGACCGCGCCCGCAAGGCCGATGCTGTCGTTGTCGGCCAGAAACGGCATCTGCGCATCGAGCGGCATCCAGGCGGCGGCATCCGGTGTGACGAGCGCAACCGTCTGGGGCATGACGCCGATCACCGTCACGTCGGCGCCGTCCACGGACATCGACCGGCCGACGACGTTCGGGTCGGCGCCGTACGCGTCGCGCCACAGCGAGTCGGAGAGCACGATGACGGGCGGCGCGCCCGGACGATCGTCATCGGCCGTCACACCTCTGCCTAACTGCGCCCGGACGCCGAGCACGCGGAAGAGATCGGGCGTCACCGTCGCCACCCAGCCGCGGCGCGCCCCCGCCGGTGTGCCGAGATCATACGGCATCTCCTGCCAGCCCGCCGAGGCCGAGCCCGGCACAGCGCGACGCCAGCGCTCGAGCATCGGAAGCGACGGCCCCACCAGCCCGCCGCGTGGATTCCGAAAGCCGATCGATACGAGGTCATCCGCGCTTGGGAACGGGAGCCCGCGCACGACCACCGAGTCGACCACGCTCCACACGGCGGTGACGGACGCCATGCCCAACGCGAGCATCGCGACGATGACCCAGGCGAAGGCCGGCCGGCGGCGCAATGCGCGAACCGCGGCTCGTGCGTCATCGCCGCATGCTTTGCCGATCGCGGTGCTCATGTGAGGCGTGTGCGAGAGAACCAACAGACGTTCTCGTTCACCACAACGCACGCGGCTCGACCGACCGTGCGCCAGAGCGTTGGTCGTGTGCAGCCGAGCGATCCGAGCGGTATCCGGTGTGCCCGTGCTGTGTCGGTGTCTTCACGAGCGTAAATATCAGAACTCGTGCTCCCCTGAACTCAGAGGCCGTCCGCTAGCCGATCAACACCGTCGGAGCGCCGAGCACGATGGAACCTCCGTGCGCCGTCATGTCGCCCATGCGCGCCGCCGGCTGGTTGCAGATGAGCACGGTGAAGGAGCCGAGCGCGATCACATCCGGCGGGCCGACGCAGGTCGCCATGTCGCCGACCCGCGCGGCCGGCACGCCCGCGATCAACACGGTGACGCCGCCGGGCGGCAGCACCGGTCCTCCGACGTGCGGAATCGGCGGCACGCCCGGCGTCACCATCGGACAGACGTGCATGTCGGACACGCGCGCGGCCGGCTGGCCCATGGTTCGTCCTCCGTTAGCAGGCCCGGAGGCCCGCGTTAGGCATCGTCACGAGCCGCCCCAGAGCTTGAGACGGTTCACCACATCCAGCCCCTGCGCGATGAACGACTGAAACCGCTCCGGCGCCTTGGACGCGTCGCCGCAGACCGCGGCGGCCACCACGGCGCCGGTGATCGCCTTCGCCGTGAGAAATTCGCCCGGCGGGACCGGCGGCGTGTGTGCCGGCCCCAGGCTGCCGCCGCTCACGAACGCGGCGAGCGCCGTGCAGCCGGCCGGCGTCGCAAGTCCGACGGCCTCGGCAGCCCGCATGGCCGCGCGGCGATTGTCGTCGGTGGGCTGCGTGATCCAGCGTTCGGTCGCCTCGAGCGCCGCCGCATCCTTGGGCGTCGGCGCCTCGGTGGCGGCGCGGCGCGCGCAGACCCACGCCCACCAGATGCCTTCCCGTTTGGGCAGCGCGTGCGCGAGAAAGCGCACCGCATCAGGATAGAGCTTGGCATCGAGCAGCGTCTGCACGTATTGCGCGGGCCCGTGCGTCGGTGCGAGCGCGACCTTGGCCTCATCGCCTAACCCAGCCAACTCGATGAAGTCCGACATCGTCCGCGCCGCCACGGGCGGCTGGGCGCTCGTCGTCATATCAATTGATCATGGTGATGGCGCCCTTGGCCTGCAGCATCGCGTCGGCGCTGATGGAGGTCATCATCCCCTTCACCTCGCACTGAATCTGCCCCTCGATGGACACCATCATTCCGCTGATCGTGATCCCCTGCTGGCTGATCTTCACACTGTTCCCGCCCACCTTCAACTCGATCTGCTCGAGCGCTTCGAACGAGATGCTGCCCGCATCGCAAACCGTTTTCTGATCGCCCGTGTGCACCGCGACTTTCATGTCGCCCACGTCGATCTCGATCGAGTGGTCGCCGTTCGCGAGGTGCGTCTTGTGATTCCCTTGCGTGAGGTCGGCGGAATAGCTGCCGTTGTCCATGTCCAGCGTCTTGTCGCCCTTCTGGAGCCACACTTGGCTGTTGCCGTCCTGAAGGATCAACGAGTGCGTGCCCTTCTTAAGCGTCGTCGAGTGATCGCCTTCGTCGAGCATCGTCTCGTCCTTGCCCTTTTTGACGGTCTTCACCTCGTCCGACTGAATCGTGGTGGTGCGCGTGTTGCGCACCTCGCGCGTCTCGTTGTTCTTGACCACCGTCGACAGGTCTTTCTCCGCCTGCACGGTGATCATTTCGGAGCCTTTCTTGTCCTCGAAGCGCAGCTCGTTGAAGTTGTCAGACCCGCCGTCTTTCGAGCTGTGTGTCTTGATGCCCGTCTGCGTCTGGTTCGCCGGCAGCGTGTAGGGCGGCATCTGCTCCGCGTTGTACAACGAGCCGACGATCACCGGCCGATCGGGATTGCCCGACTCGAACGCGACGAGCACTTCCTGGCCGATGCGCGGCCAGGCCACGAATCCCCACTGCTTGCCGGCCCACGGTTGGGCGACGCGCACCCAGCACGAGCTCTGTTCGTTCTCCTTGCCTAACCGATCCCAGAAAAACTGCACCTTCACGCGCCCGTACTTGTCGACCCAGATTTCTTCGCCGCTCGAGCCGACGACGACGGCCGACTGCAGGCCGTACGCGGCCGGCCGCGGCGTCACGCGTTCGGGCCGGTACGGCGTCGAGAACGGAATGCAGTTGAACGTGTTCCAGTAATGCGGCGACGACCCGTCGTTCGCGCTGATATAGCTTCCGTTCGACCCGGAGTGCGACACCACGGTGAGCACGTACGGCCCGTTGTTGGCGGATTGCGGGTGCTCGTTGAGCGTGAAACGGTAGCCGGGCGTGAACGCGCGGCAGCTGCCCGAGCCGGACGCGGT
This genomic interval carries:
- a CDS encoding glucokinase — protein: MRVLAGDIGGTHARLAVVDIDDRRVQLVREARFPSADYPSLAPIVQEFLRPGSELPLRAAFGVAGPVTDGRTATPNLPWTLDERSLAKEIGIPHARLLNDLDAIARG
- the pgl gene encoding 6-phosphogluconolactonase; amino-acid sequence: MSNRPERIVVEAKELPHTAAAWIANAILQAIRETGRCSIALSGGKSPQPIYAELGAAFPVIPWDKVNVFFGDERAVPPTDPMSNYGMARASLLDRVPVPNGNVHRMEGERADLDAAARDYERLLPPAFDVLLLGIGPDGHTASLFPGAPTLDERTRRLVPSDSPFPPPRRLTITPPVIAAARRTAVIVADREKAGIVQRALEGPRDPHQLPVQLALCDVWILDREAASKLTPAPA
- a CDS encoding type VI secretion system tip protein VgrG, with translation MSDYTQDDRLLKVTTPLGKDVLLLAGFSGSEGISMPFRFDLSLCATRDTAVDAKQLIAQPMTIAIADASGDVSRHINGVVSSFAQTGSDSTFIWYRAQLVPVLSLLTRRADIRIFQQKSVTDVIEAVFKEANIDYTLNVTGTYQPLDYCVQYRETDFAFVSRLMEEYGIFYFFEHDESKHTLVLADSSSAHQTVAGQATARFHSTASGSSDVDVVSSWELVHEFRAGKYTFTDYNFETPSTSLSVSEPTTIKLGDNDAYELYEFPGAYGKKSDGETVARVRMQEQEARVATASGSGSCRAFTPGYRFTLNEHPQSANNGPYVLTVVSHSGSNGSYISANDGSSPHYWNTFNCIPFSTPYRPERVTPRPAAYGLQSAVVVGSSGEEIWVDKYGRVKVQFFWDRLGKENEQSSCWVRVAQPWAGKQWGFVAWPRIGQEVLVAFESGNPDRPVIVGSLYNAEQMPPYTLPANQTQTGIKTHSSKDGGSDNFNELRFEDKKGSEMITVQAEKDLSTVVKNNETREVRNTRTTTIQSDEVKTVKKGKDETMLDEGDHSTTLKKGTHSLILQDGNSQVWLQKGDKTLDMDNGSYSADLTQGNHKTHLANGDHSIEIDVGDMKVAVHTGDQKTVCDAGSISFEALEQIELKVGGNSVKISQQGITISGMMVSIEGQIQCEVKGMMTSISADAMLQAKGAITMIN
- a CDS encoding PAAR domain-containing protein encodes the protein MGQPAARVSDMHVCPMVTPGVPPIPHVGGPVLPPGGVTVLIAGVPAARVGDMATCVGPPDVIALGSFTVLICNQPAARMGDMTAHGGSIVLGAPTVLIG
- a CDS encoding ADOP family duplicated permease produces the protein MSTAIGKACGDDARAAVRALRRRPAFAWVIVAMLALGMASVTAVWSVVDSVVVRGLPFPSADDLVSIGFRNPRGGLVGPSLPMLERWRRAVPGSASAGWQEMPYDLGTPAGARRGWVATVTPDLFRVLGVRAQLGRGVTADDDRPGAPPVIVLSDSLWRDAYGADPNVVGRSMSVDGADVTVIGVMPQTVALVTPDAAAWMPLDAQMPFLADNDSIGLAGAVVRLSAGRDVDGVRRTLASLAPHGVTYGNSYGVARAAAEPLQRVIVGDVRPVLLMLFGASVLVLVVACADAAALLVARAASRRRDQAVRRALGASRARLASVMLCETLVLSAGASVVALLAAPALVGIVRRLGSSLVPRATEIAVRPDAFLVVVGLVVLTTVLSGVIPALLTTRGDAADALRTGGSLSASPVFVRAYDALLVAELAVTVVLLAGAGLLAKSVIKLLGTPSGLRTEHVIVATITRPVEPWFRDRQSVLPFVRSLTDSLEATPGVVAVAIALTPPATVGVTAPLRAAGDTVAASWNVVTDQYFRVLGSPVLRGRGFDARDAPASGAGVIPIVVSAGLAHRVSGSANPLGKVVYVPDGDHPAAPWQPRRIIGEVADVVAPGVTRPRPPDAYLPFARMPVAHLTVMVRASLAAGAALGAIRRIVRRLDPAQPVAGGRPLDAVLTESAARPRFYLAVLGTFGAVALLLAGGGMFAGMWYIVQERRREIGIRVAVGAERGDVVRLVLRRVARLLGAGLAIGLSGAWATTRFLRALLSGVSTTDPAVLEIVCGVLVVGTLLAIVAPLLEATRVDPMRVLRSE